Proteins encoded within one genomic window of Hirundo rustica isolate bHirRus1 unplaced genomic scaffold, bHirRus1.pri.v3 scaffold_112_arrow_ctg1, whole genome shotgun sequence:
- the LOC120747621 gene encoding olfactory receptor 14C36-like, translating to MSNSSSISHFLLLPLADTRQLQLLHFCLFLGISLAALLANGLIISAVACGHLLHTPMFFFLLNLALTDLGSILTTVPKAMHNSLWDTRNISYEGCAAQVFLFVFFISAEVPLLTIMCYDRYVSICKPLHYGTLLGSRACAHMAAAAWASGFLYALLLTANTFSLPLCQGNALSQFFCEVPHILKLSCSHSKLRELGITVVAACLGCGCFVFIVFSYVQIFRAVLRIPSEQGRHKAFSTCLPHLAVVSLFLSTGFFAYLKPPSISSPSLDLALSVLYSVVPPALNPFIYSLRNQELKAAVWTLITGHFQKH from the coding sequence atgtccaacagcagctccatcagccacttcctcctgctgccattggcagacacgcggcagctgcagctcctgcacttctgcctcttcctgggcatctccctggctgccctcctggccaacggcctcatcatcagcgccgtagcctgcggccacctcctgcacacgcccatgttcttcttcctgctcaacctggccctcaccgacctgggctccatcctcaccactgtccccaaagccatgcacaattccctctgggacaccaggaacaTCTCCTATGAAGGATGTGCTGCACAGgtatttctgtttgtatttttcatttcagcagaggTTCCCCTGCTCACCATCATGTGCTACGACCGCtacgtgtccatctgcaaacccctgcactacgggaccctcctgggcagcagagcttgtgcccacatggcagcagctgcctgggccagtggcTTTCTCTACGCTCTGCTGCTCACggccaatacattttccctgcccctgtgccagggcaatGCCCTGagccagttcttctgtgaagtGCCACACATCCTCAAACTCTCCTGCTCACACTCCAAACTCAGGGAACTAGGGATTACTGTGGTTGCTGCTTGTTTAGGTTGtggttgttttgtgttcattgttttctcctatgtgcagatcttcagggccgtgctgaggatcccctctgagcagggacggcacaaagccttttccacctgcctccctcacctggccgTGGTCTCCCTATTCCTCAGCACTGGCTTTTTTGCCTacctgaagcccccctccatctcatccccatccctggatctggcactgtcagttctgtactcggtggtgcctccagccctgaacccctTCATCTatagcctgaggaaccaggagctcaaggctgcagtgtggacaCTGATCACTGgacattttcagaaacattaa